In the genome of Candidatus Methylomirabilota bacterium, the window CTGGCCCTCAAGGACCGCCGCGTCGACGAGATGGCCGAGCCGATCATGGAGGTGCTGGGCGCGCTGGCCATCATGGGCGCGCTCTGGTACGGCGGCTACCGGGTCATCTCCGGCGCGCTGACCCCGGGCGAGTTCTTCTCGTTCACCGCCGCGGTGATCCTGCTCTACGGGCCGGTGCGGCAGCTCTCCCGCATGGCCAACACCGTGCAGCAGTCCATCGCCTCGGTGGAGCGGGTGTTCGAGATCCTCGACACGCCGCCGGCCATCGTGGACGCCCCGGACGCGCACGCCCTCGCCGGCTTCACCGACACCATCGTGTTCGAGGGCGCGGGGTTCCGCTATCCGGAGTCGGAGACGTGGGCCCTGCAGGACATCTCGCTGACCGTGCGGAAGGGCGAGCTGGTGGCCTTCGTGGGCATGTCCGGCGCGGGCAAGACGACGCTGATGGAGCTGCTGCCGCGCTTCCACGACGTCACCGCCGGCCGTATCACGCTGGACGGCCACGATCTCCGGACGGTCACGGTGGGCTCGCTTCGCGGCCTCATCGGCATCGTGACCCAGGACACGTTCCTGTTCCACGACTCGATCGAGTACAACATCGCCTACGGCCGGCCCGGCGCCACCCTCGCCGAGCTCGAGCGGGCGGCGCGGCAGGCCCAGGCCCACGACTTCATCGCGGCCCTGCCCGAGGGCTACGCCACCCCGGTGGGCGAGCGCGGGGTCAAGCTCTCGGGCGGCCAGGCCCAGCGGCTCGCGATCGCGCGGGCGTTTCTCAAGGATCCGCCGATCCTGATCCTGGACGAGGCCACCTCGGACCTCGACGCGGAGAGCGAATTCCTCGTCCAGCAGGCGCTCTCCGAGCTGATGCGCGGCCGCACCGTGCTGGTGATCGCGCACCGGCTGGCCACCGTGAAGCACGCCGACCGGGTCGTGGTCGTGCACGGAGGCCGCATCGCCGAGACGGGGACCCACGACGAGCTGATGGCCCGCGAGGACGGCATCTACCGCCGCCTCGCCACGCTGCAGTCGCTCGACGCCCTGTCGCCCTCCTGAGCCGCGTGTCAGCGGGGCGCCAGCCGGCGCACCGCGCGGACGCCCGCCGCGAGCAGCGCGGGATAGACCACCCGGCGGCGAAAGGGCTCGATGAGACGCATGTACGCGCGCCCGAGCCCGCCGTGCGGCCTCACGTACACCGCCAGCCGCGGGCGCCGCTCCACCAGCGAGAGGTGGAGGAACCCGGTCACCGTCCGGTTCTCGATCCGCGACAGCTGCTCCTCGGCCTCCCGGTAGATCGGCACGAAGCCGGCGCTGCCGCGGTCCCAGCCGAACCGCCGGCCGAGCCACCAGCGGATGGCGAACAGCGCCCGGGTCGCCGCCGACGACTGCTCGCCGCGGAAGGCCTCGACCCAGTGCGCGAGCGAGACGTCGGCGGGAAGCGGGGTCGGGACCTCCCAGATGTCGTGGAGGGCCAGCCCTTCCGCGGCGGCGAGGGCGTGGACGCGCCAGGGGCGGGCCAGATGATCTGCGGGGTCGATCCGTCCGCCGGGAGACATCGCGGTCGAAGCCGGCCGCCGCGAGGCTACTCGCGGAAGCGGTTGACGATGGGCAGGCGCCAGTCCTTGCCGAAGGCGCGCGGCGTGATCTTGATGCCGATGGGACCCTGGCGGCGCTTGTACTCGTTGCGGTCCACCATGGCGATCACCCGCTTGACCGTCGCGCCGTCGAAGCCGCGCGCCACGATGTCCGCCACGCCCTGATCGCCTTCCACGTACGCCTCGAGGATCGCGTCGAGAACGGGATACGGCGGCAGGGTGTCCTGGTCGGTCTGGTCCGGCCGCAGCTCGGCCGACGGGGCGCGCTCGAACACCGAGCGCGGGATGACGTCCCGGCCGGCGCGGCGGTTGACGTGCTCGGATACCTGATACACGAGCGTCTTGGGCACGTCCTTGATCACCGCGAAGCCGCCCGCCATGTCGCCGTAGAGCGTGGAGTAGCCGACGCCGATCTCGCTCTTGTTGCCGGTGGTGAGCACCAGCCAGCCGAACTTGTTGGAGAGCGCCATCAGGTAGTTGCCGCGGATGCGTGCCTGGAGGTTTTCCTCGGTGACGTCCTCCTTCAGCCCCTTGAACGGCTTGGCGAGCGCGCGGCGGTACGCCTGCAGCACCGGCTGGATGGGCAGGCGCAAGAACTCGATGCCCAGGTTGCGGGCCAGCCGCGCCGCGTCGCCGCGCGTGCCCGCCGAGGAGAATTGCGACGGCATCGTCACGCCGGTGACGTTGGCCGCGCCCAGGGCCTCGACCGCGATCGCGGCGACCAGCGAGGAGTCGATGCCGCCGGAGAGGCCGAGCACCACGTGGGTGAACCCGTTCTTGGTGACGTAGTCGCGGGTGCCGAGCACGAGCGCCTCGTAGATCTCGTCCACCGGCTCGAGCACCGCCACCTCGTGCGGCGGCAGCTTGGGGCGGGCCGGCGCGGGCAGCGGCGGCAGCGCGATGCGCCGCGACTGGGCGCCGGTGGCGCGCAGCTTCTCCTTGCGCCGGCGCGAGTCGTGCAGCCGCGCCCGGAAGACCTCGTCGAGATCCAGGTCCGCGACCACGAAGTCCTCCTGGAAGGCCTTGCCCCGCGCCAGGCACTCGCCCTTCTCGTTGAAGATGAAGGACTGGCCGTCGAAGATCAGCTCGTCCTGCCCGCCCACCATGTTGACGAAGGCCAGGCAGACCAGGTCGTCGGCCGCGCGGGTCGCCAGCATCTTCTCGCGGAAGCGCCCCTTGCCCGCGTGGTACGGCGAGGCGTTGATGCTCAGCACCAGCTCCGCACCCCCGAGCGCCTGCAGCGTGGTGGGGCCGGTCGGGTACCAGATGTCCTCGCAGATGTTGGCGGCCACCACCGTGTCGCCCAGCGTGAAGACGGGCGCCTCGGTGCCCGACTGGAAGTAGCGGTTCTCGTCGAAGACCCCGTAGTTGGGCAGGTACTGCTTGTGATAGGTGCCGGCCTGCGCACCGTCGTGCAGGATGGCCGCCGCGTTGAAGATGTCGTCACGCTTGTCCACGAAGCCGACAACCGCGGTGAGGCCCCGGCTCGCCCGCGCGACATCCGCCAGCGCGCGCAGGTTGGCCTCGATGAAGGCGGGCTTGAAGAGCAGATCTTCCGGCGGATAGCCGGTCAACACCAGCTCGGGGAACGCGACGATGTCGCAGCCGAGGGTGCGCGCGCGCTCCATGCCGGTGGTCACGATGCGCGCGTTGGCTTCGACGGCTCCCACCGTCGGATTGACCTGGGCCAGCCCCACTCGGACCCGCCGCATGTCGGGTATTCTACTCTCTCCCGCCGGCTTTCACCGTCAGGTGCAGGCCGGTCAGGATCGCGAGCCCGCCCACGACCGTGAACACGGTCAGCGGCTCGTGCAGCCACCACACCCCGATCAGGGCGCCCGCGAGCGGCTGCACGTTGACGAAGATGGCCACGCGCGAGGCGCCCAGCCGCTCGAGGCACCAGTTCCAGACCGCGTAGCCCAGCGCGGTGATGACCACCCCGAGGTAGAGCGTTCCCGCCACCGCGCCCGCGGTCCACCGCGGCGTGAGGCCGGCGCGCCACTCGAGCCATGCGAGCGGCGCCATGGTCAGCGCGCCCCACAGGATCGACCATGCGGTCACGACCAGCACCGGGTGGCGCGCCAGCACCCCGCGGCCCAGCAGCGAGTACGCCGCGTAGGCCAGGCCGGAGAGGATCAGCAACAGGTCGCCGCGCCAGTGCGGGGCCAGCGACTGCGTGAGACCGGGGATACCGTTCACCACCACCACCACGGTGCCGAACAGGGCCAGCGCGGCCCCGACGGCCTCGCGCCGGGTCAACCGCTCGCCCAGGAGCGCCGGCGAGAGCAGGAGGAGCGAGGTCGGCTCGACGGTGATCAGCAGCGCGGCGTTGCTGGCGGTGGAGCGCTCGATGCCCCAGTTGCCGAGGCCGAAGGCCAGCGCGAAGCCCACCACGCCCATCAGGGCGATGCGCCCGTGGTCGCGCGCGGCGATCCGCTCGGTGCGGAGCCCGCGCCCGGCCCAGGTCACCAGGATCACCGCGCCGATCACGGAGCGCGCGCAGCCGAGCATCGCGGGCGGCACGTCGTCGAGCACCACCCGCGTGACGCCGTAGCTCGTGGCGAACACGACGTTGGCCACGAAGAGCAGCCGGAAGGCGTTCGGCATCCGCCGCGATCGCGAGCTAGTGGAGGCGCCGGCCGACGCGGTCCCACCGCGGGTGGCCGTCTCCGTCCGCGGACCAGTAGACCCACACCGGACGGCCGACGATGCGGTCGCGCGCCAGCGGGCCCCAGTGCCGGCTGTCCTCGCCCGCGTTCCGGTTGTCGGCCATGACGAAGACCGCCTCGGTCGGGATCTGGACCGGCCCCGCGTTGCCGGGCGCCCGCGCCTCGGCGCTCCAGTCGGCGTACGGCTCGGCGAGCGGGCGGCATCCATCGCTCCGCGGCTCGCAGTTGACGTAGACGTCGTGGCCGTCCACGACGATCTGCTCGCCGCCCACGCCGACGACGCGCTTGACCAGCAGTTGATCG includes:
- a CDS encoding ABC transporter ATP-binding protein, with product MTARYHLLTRLVPYLRPYWPLLALGGVLALVVSGSEAFIAWLVKPAMDDIFLKRDVTMLRLIPLVLLATYVIKGAGRFGQSYLMASVGERVIARIRGELYAHIQSMPLSFFASLHSAELMTRVVTDVNRLARLSSTVLVMAVRHVGTIVALIVVMFLREWVLALIAIAVFPVVGLAVRIIGRKLYKINRRAQQKIAELNVVLQESFTGTKIVKAFGRERLEQERFDQVNDRLLALALKDRRVDEMAEPIMEVLGALAIMGALWYGGYRVISGALTPGEFFSFTAAVILLYGPVRQLSRMANTVQQSIASVERVFEILDTPPAIVDAPDAHALAGFTDTIVFEGAGFRYPESETWALQDISLTVRKGELVAFVGMSGAGKTTLMELLPRFHDVTAGRITLDGHDLRTVTVGSLRGLIGIVTQDTFLFHDSIEYNIAYGRPGATLAELERAARQAQAHDFIAALPEGYATPVGERGVKLSGGQAQRLAIARAFLKDPPILILDEATSDLDAESEFLVQQALSELMRGRTVLVIAHRLATVKHADRVVVVHGGRIAETGTHDELMAREDGIYRRLATLQSLDALSPS
- a CDS encoding DUF2867 domain-containing protein — protein: MSPGGRIDPADHLARPWRVHALAAAEGLALHDIWEVPTPLPADVSLAHWVEAFRGEQSSAATRALFAIRWWLGRRFGWDRGSAGFVPIYREAEEQLSRIENRTVTGFLHLSLVERRPRLAVYVRPHGGLGRAYMRLIEPFRRRVVYPALLAAGVRAVRRLAPR
- a CDS encoding NAD+ synthase — its product is MRRVRVGLAQVNPTVGAVEANARIVTTGMERARTLGCDIVAFPELVLTGYPPEDLLFKPAFIEANLRALADVARASRGLTAVVGFVDKRDDIFNAAAILHDGAQAGTYHKQYLPNYGVFDENRYFQSGTEAPVFTLGDTVVAANICEDIWYPTGPTTLQALGGAELVLSINASPYHAGKGRFREKMLATRAADDLVCLAFVNMVGGQDELIFDGQSFIFNEKGECLARGKAFQEDFVVADLDLDEVFRARLHDSRRRKEKLRATGAQSRRIALPPLPAPARPKLPPHEVAVLEPVDEIYEALVLGTRDYVTKNGFTHVVLGLSGGIDSSLVAAIAVEALGAANVTGVTMPSQFSSAGTRGDAARLARNLGIEFLRLPIQPVLQAYRRALAKPFKGLKEDVTEENLQARIRGNYLMALSNKFGWLVLTTGNKSEIGVGYSTLYGDMAGGFAVIKDVPKTLVYQVSEHVNRRAGRDVIPRSVFERAPSAELRPDQTDQDTLPPYPVLDAILEAYVEGDQGVADIVARGFDGATVKRVIAMVDRNEYKRRQGPIGIKITPRAFGKDWRLPIVNRFRE
- a CDS encoding EamA family transporter, translating into MPNAFRLLFVANVVFATSYGVTRVVLDDVPPAMLGCARSVIGAVILVTWAGRGLRTERIAARDHGRIALMGVVGFALAFGLGNWGIERSTASNAALLITVEPTSLLLLSPALLGERLTRREAVGAALALFGTVVVVVNGIPGLTQSLAPHWRGDLLLILSGLAYAAYSLLGRGVLARHPVLVVTAWSILWGALTMAPLAWLEWRAGLTPRWTAGAVAGTLYLGVVITALGYAVWNWCLERLGASRVAIFVNVQPLAGALIGVWWLHEPLTVFTVVGGLAILTGLHLTVKAGGRE
- the lepB gene encoding signal peptidase I, whose amino-acid sequence is MDASGRIVWTLVGLGALALVVALPLAVRSRFEGVWIPSASMAPTLLAGDYVLMDKAAHWPARGDLVVFTDPAEADQLLVKRVVGVGGEQIVVDGHDVYVNCEPRSDGCRPLAEPYADWSAEARAPGNAGPVQIPTEAVFVMADNRNAGEDSRHWGPLARDRIVGRPVWVYWSADGDGHPRWDRVGRRLH